Proteins from a single region of Ischnura elegans chromosome 2, ioIscEleg1.1, whole genome shotgun sequence:
- the LOC124174081 gene encoding larval cuticle protein F1-like, translated as MKVLVLVLAVVALVAAEAPRDKRGALLAYSAPVAAAYTAPVAAAYTAPVAAAYSAPVAAAYTAPVAAAYTAPVAAAYTSPLAAYTAPVAAAYTAPVAAPFAAYTSPYAAYRYF; from the exons ATGAAGGTCCTG GTTCTCGTCCTCGCCGTTGTGGCTCTCGTCGCCGCTGAAGCCCCACGTGACAAGCGTGGAGCCCTCTTGGCCTACAGCGCACCTGTAGCTGCCGCCTACACCGCACCTGTAGCTGCCGCCTACACCGCTCCCGTAGCTGCCGCTTACAGCGCACCTGTAGCTGCCGCCTACACCGCACCTGTAGCCGCCGCCTACACCGCACCTGTAGCTGCTGCTTACACCTCACCCCTGGCTGCCTACACCGCACCAGTGGCTGCCGCTTACACTGCACCAGTAGCCGCGCCATTCGCAGCCTACACCTCCCCCTACGCCGCATACCGCTATTTCTAA